The Campylobacter hyointestinalis subsp. hyointestinalis nucleotide sequence GCGTAAATAAAATGAGTAAAAGCCTTGGAAATTATATAGGTGTAACAGAAAATCCAAACGATATCTTTGCTAAAACTCTTAGTATAAGCGATGAACTTATGTGGGTTTGGTATGAGCTTTTAAGCTCAAAAAGTATTGATGAAATATCAAATTTAAAGCTATCTGTAGAAAGAGGCGAGGCTCATCCTAAAAAAGTAAAAGAAGACCTTGCTTTAGAGATAACTGCTAGATTTTACGATGAACAAACAGCAGCTAATGCTAAGAGTGAATTTGATAAAGTTCATGCCAAAAAAGAGCTTCCTAGTGATATGCCTGAGTTTGAAATGAATACAGACGAAGTCTGGATAGTAGAGGCGCTTAGTTATTGTGGGCTTAGTTCTAGTAACGCAGAAGCTCGTCGTCATATAAAAGCAAATGCAGTTAGCGTAGATCAACAAAAAATAGGAGATGAGCAGCTTAAGCTTACCAAAGGTGAGTATATTTTGCAAGTCGGCAAAAGAACGTATGCAAAATTAAAGGTAGTGTAATGGAACTAAAAAGCGTAAAAATAGGAAAATACGAAATAAAATACCCGATTATTCAAGGCGGTATGGGACTTGGTATCAGCTGGGATAAGCTCGCTGGAAACGTTAGCTTAAATGGCGGTCTTGGCGTTATCAGCTCAGTGGGCACCGGATACTACGAAAATAGAAGCCATATCAAAAAAGAGATAAATAATAAACCTTACGATAGCGAAAACTTCTACTCTAAAGAGGGATTTAAAGCTATTATAGATAATGCTAGAAAGATATGCGGTGATAAACCTTTGGCCGCAAATATAATGTGCGCTAGCAATGACTATGCTAGGATAGTAAAAGATGCTTGTGAACACGGTATCAATATCATCATTTCAGGCGCTGGACTTCCTACAAATTTACCAGAACTCACAAAGGGCTTCAAGGATGTTGCGTTAGTACCTATAGTAAGCTCTGCAAAAGCACTTAAAATAATATGCAAAAGATGGCATCTAAGATATGAAAAGCTTCCTGACGCAGTTGTGTTAGAAGGTCCTTTAAGTGGTGGACATCAAGGATTTACTTATGAGCAGTGTGTTGATCCAGAGTTTCAATTAGAAAAACTTATAGAGCCAGTCGTCAAAGAAGCTAGCGAATGGGAAAAGATAGGCGGAAAGCATATCCCTGTTATGGCTGCTGGTGGAATTTGGGATCACGAAGACATAGCAAAAGCTATAAGCTTAGGTGCAAGTGGTGTACAAATGGGGACTAGATTTATCGGAACTTTTGAGTGTGATGCTAGTGATAATTTTAAAAGCGTTCTAATAAATGCTAAAAAAGAAGATATAAAGCTTATAAAAAGTCCTGTCGGATATCCTGCTCGTGGCGTTAGAACAAATTTAATAGAGCTTGTAGAAAAAAGAACCGGACCGAAAATTCAGTGTATAAGCAACTGCGTGAGTCCTTGTTGTCGTGGTAAAGAAGCTAAAGAAGTAGGGTATTGTATAGCTGATCGTCTTTATGACGCTTACGCCGGCAATAAAGATACAGGGTTATTTTTCACCGGAGCAAATGGATATAGATTAAAAGAGATAATTAGCGTGAAAGATCTAATAAAAAAGTTGGTATATGGGGAAAATAGTTAAGCTTTTTTTATTATTTCTTAGTGCGATGTACCTATTTGGCGCTGATATTGATGCAAGCATTAAAGAATTTGACAGCAAATTTAATACTTCTAATAAAGAAGGCAAGCTAAATATTTATCAAAACCTTAGAGGTACATATATACAATCCATAATCAAAGATAATGAAAGCTTAAAACTAGAAACATTGGAGCGTTTAGTAAAAAGTGCAAAAGAGCTAGGTATTGATTATCAAAGCTATGAAAAGGAGCTAAATACTTATAAAAAAACAGTTTCTCAAACTAATACTAAAACAAACAAACCCCAAATAGCTAAAAAACAGCCTGTGGAAACAGAGCAAAAATCGGAAAAAAATAAAACTTTCAAAATAACACAAATTTCAAGCGATCAAAATAAAATTATTTTAAATTTAAACTCACAAATATCAACGAGCGATATCAAATCTTTTAATCTAAGCTCGCAAAATACACATAGAAGAGTTTATGATATACAAGCTATATTGACATCTAAATCAAAAACTATAAAAAATTCATTTTCAGACGAGATCAGAATAAGTCAGTTTGATAAAGATAGCGTAAGAATAGTATTTTCAAATGAAAAGAAACAAGATATCTCTTTTGACATAGAAGAAAATAAAATAATCTTTTTTTTAGACGGCGAAGTAGCCTTAGAAGATACAAACAAAAAAACGCTTAAGCCCAGCAAGAGCGTACAACAAAAGCAAACCGTTGCTCTAAAAAAGAGCTTTAGGCAGACAAAAACTATAGTTTTAGATCCAGGACACGGTGGAAAAGATGCTGGAGCGGTAGGCTCAAGAACATTATATGAAAAAAATATAGTCTTAAATGTGGCTTTAAAAACTGGAAAAATACTAAAAGATATGGGCTATAAGGTTCATTATACTAGAGATAAGGATAAATTTATAGGACTTAGAAATAGAACTAGCTTTGCAAATGAAAAATTAGCTGATCTATTTATATCTATACACGCAAATGCCGCTCCAAATGCAAAAAAAGCAGATAGTATGCAAGGAATAGAAACGTTTTTTCTAAGTCCTACTAGGAGTGAGCGAAGTATGAGAGCAGCGAATTTAGAAAATAAATCAGATACCGATGAGATGAATTATTTTACTAAGCTTAGTTTCTTAAATTTTTTGAATCGCGAGAAGATCATAGCTTCAAATAAACTAGCTATCGATATCCAAACAAATCTTTTAAAGTCCGTTAGGACAAAATACACCGTGAGTGACGGTGGAGTCAGAGAAGCCCCTTTTTGGGTTTTGGTCGGCGCGCTTATGCCGGCTGTTTTGGTAGAAACTGGATACATAACTCATCCAAAAGAAGGAAAACTTCTTGCAAATGACGCTTATGCCACAAAGCTTGCCGAGGGTATAGCTGGTGGGATCGATGATTATTTCTTGAAAAATCAATGATAGAATTTAAGCAAGACGGACTTTACTCAAAGCGCTTTGATGACGTATATTTTAATACTCAAAATCCACTTTTAGAATGTTTTCATACATATAGTAGCGTGGTAGATGCCTTAGAAGGGTCAAATATCACTATCGCCGAAGCCGGATTTGGCGCTGGGCTGAACTTTTTTAGTACGGTTTCAAGTCTTAATGGTAAAAATCTTCATTATATCGCAATTGAGAAATACCCTTTTAATAAAGATGAATTAAGGCAAATTTACCAAAGATTTGAATGTTTTAGCAGATATTTTGACGAATTTATAAAACAATATGAAGTGTTACAAAATGCTTTAATACGTATAAATTTAGGTAAAGATATCATTTTAGATATATATTTCGGTGATATTTTAGAAGGACTTAAAGAGCTAAATTTCAAAGCAGACGCTTGGTATCTTGATGGATTTACGCCTGCTAAGAATCCACAGATGTGGAGCGAAGAGTTATTTGGAGCTATAAAATATTTTTGTAAAAATGGAGCTATCATTAGGACTTTTAGCAGTGCTAGCATTGTAAGGCTTAGGCTTTTAGACGCTGGATTTAGCGTAAAAAAGCTAAAAGGATTTGGTAAAAAACGTGAAATGTTAGAAGCTATTTGTGTTAAAGAGTATCAAAAGCCGCAAAATTGGTACTCTCTTCCTGCTATAGATAAATTTACGAATGTACTTGTGATAGGTGGCGGAGTTGCAGGGCTAGTAAGCGCTACTAAATTTAAAAAAGCCGGCTTTAATGTTGTCGTAGCTGAGAAAATGAATGAGGTCGCGACAAATGGAAGCTCGAATTTAGCAGGTATTTTGATGCCTCTTATCACTTTGCCGACTACGGTGCTAGGGCTTATGCATATGAGTGCGTTTTTAATGGCGAGAAATTTTTATAAAAATAGTGAATTTAGTGATTTTTGTGGTGTGGATGATTACGGCGTAAGTGAACTTCAATTAAAAAGATTTGAAGAATGGGGACAAAATGGTATCTTTGAGCTGACAAAAAACTCGTCTTTGTATCCATCGGCTTTTATAAAAAGTGCGGCTCAGCTTATGCCAAAATCATTATGTAGTGATCTTGCAAAGAGCCTTGATGTAAAATTTGGATATGAATTTGCTGGTTTAAAGAAGAGTGGTGATGGGTATTTAGTAGAGTTTAAAAATCAAAAGCGGGTATCTGCGGATTTAGTTATATTTGCTATGGGGGATAAAAGTAATTATCTTTTTAACGAAGTATTTTATGATAAGTATATGCAGCTTAGCAGCGTAAGAGGGCAAGTTACGCATATCAAAAACGGTATAGATCTAGAGCGTCCATTTAGTGCGAAAGGTTATGCTTGCAAAAGTGTAAATGGGGTTCAAGTTATCGGCGCGACATATGATAGAAATGATTTTACGTCTTGTGCTAGAAGTAAGGATAATGAAAAAAATATAGCTGATATCAGTGAGTTTTTGATAGGTAAAAATGTAGATATCATAGGCTCAAACGTAGGATTTCGCGGATATAGTGGCGATAGATCTCCTTTGATAGGTGCGGTTCATGACGCTTTGAAATTTAAAGAAATATATAAGAGTCTTCTTTGGACAAAAAACCGTGAAAATCACGCTGGGGCTGTTCATCATCAAAACATACTTATAAGCTCAGCTCACGGTTCGCGTGGTCTTTGCACGGCTGTTTTTGGAGCAGAAATCTTACTAGATATGGCTCTTGGTCGTCAGATTTGCACTACAAAAAGTATATTAGATAGTCTAAACCCTGCTAGATTTTTAGTTCGTAAGCTTAAAAAAGGTCTTGTAAAATAAAGATATAAATTATCCTATATTTATTATTTTTTTATATAATCGCTCAAAAAAATAAAGGCTAAAAATGCATTGGTTGGATTGTGAGATAGTCGTAGTAGAGATAGATGGGAGATTTTTTGCGCTTAATGGCTGGGATGGCGAGTGTTACTCAAGATGCTGGGAATGCGGCGAAGAAAAAGACGGTAGGTTTCATAAAATCATCGGAGTAGATACATATAAGATCACACCGCGCTTTAAAGATAAATTTGTGTTAGAAAAAAATCCACTTATTGGAACAAGCGACGATTTAAAAGAACAGATGTTTAAAAGTTTGCTTCCTTATATGGGGCAGGCAAATACTATAAGCGGCGAGATACTTCGCGCAGTGCAGTTTATAGAACAAAGCTTAAGCAAAAAAGCAAATATAAGTGGCGCTCTTAAATTTCTATCTTTAAATTTAAAAGAAAGATCTTGTTTGGATATACTAGGCGAGATAAAAAACGGAGATTTTTCAAATTTTTTAGCATTGAAACAAATGGTTGAAGATATCGTTTTTAAGCAGTATGAGAACAATGATTTAGAGATGAACTCTGATGATTTTGAAGATATGAATGACTAGATTTTCAAATCATCAAAGCTGATAAAAGTAAAAAATAAATGAAAATAGTAGAAATAAAAGATAGAAATCCACTCTTGATAGAACGCCTTGTAAATGTTTGGGAAGATTCACTTAGAAAAACACATCTTTTTTTATCTGATTTAGAAATAGAAAATATAAAAAGATACGTTCCACAAGCACTGCTTGGTGTTTCAAATTTGATTGTTTTAGAAGATGAAAAAGAAGACATCGCAGCATTTATGGGGATAGAAAATCAAAAAATAGAGATGCTGTTCGTCGCATCAAAAAAGCAAAATAAAGGTCTTGGAAAGAAGCTTGTATGTTATGGTATAACCAAATACTCCATTAACGAACTTTGCGTAAATGAGCAAAATCCTCTAGCCAAAGGGTTTTATGAGCATATTGGTTTTCGTGTTTATAAAAGGTCTGATAGCGACGAGCAGGGCAATCCATATCCTATTTTATATATGAAACTAGCGCAAATAAGGGATTAAACTGTAAATTTAAAGGCGCTAAGTAGCGCCGTTTTAAATTTAGTTATTTGTAGTTTTTGATAGCTTTATCTAAAATCTCTTCAGCTGATTTAGCATCTTCAAAGCCTTTTACTTTTACCCATTTTCCAGGTTCTAGTAGTTTGTAAGTCTCAAAGAAGTTTTTTATGCGATTTAGCGTAGCTTCGCTAAGGTCGCTTATAGAGTGTATATCAGCGTATCTTGGATCTATCTTAGTAACAGGAACTGCTAAAAGTTTTTCATCCATTCCAGACTCATCTTCCATAACTAAAACGCCTATCAAACGGCAAGGTATCACGCTACCTGCTTGAAGTGGATATTCGTTTAGCACTAAAATATCTGCTGGATCGCCATCATCAGCCAAGGTATTTGGCACGAAACCGTAGTTTGCAGGATAGAACATAGCTGAGTATAAAACCCTATCTACGACTACGGCACCGCTATCTTTATCGATTTCGTATTTGATATTTGAGCCAAATGGGATTTCTATAACTGCATTTAGTTTGTCTGGGTTGCTTCCGAATTTGATTTTGCTTATATCCATTATTTTATCCTTTGATTAAGTTTTCGATTAAATTTTTCATATCCGCTACTATCGTTTCTATAGTACGTTCGCCATTTATCGTGTGAAGTAGTTTTTTGTCATTATAAAATGCACGTATTTCCTTTATAGGGTCAAGATATACTTTCATTCTATTATTAAATACTTCATTATTATCATCGGCTCCGCGAGCTCTACCTAAAACCCTGTTTCTTGCTACTTCTTCGCTTACATCTACTTCGATGACGCCATCAAGCATAACTTCGCTTTGGGAAGCTAAAACTCTATCAAGCTCTCTCATTTGCTCAAGACTTCTTGGATATCCGTCTATCAAAATATAGTTTTTATCACTTGATCTTATAGCTGAGATGATGGCGTTTACGACTACTTCTAAAGGAACTAAATTTCCTTTAGATATAAAGCTGTCGATAAGCTTTCCTAGTTCACTTCCACTCGCAACTTCGGCTCTTAAAAGATCTCCTGTTGAATAATGCGCAAATTTAGTGTCATTCGCTGCTATCATACTCGCATCAGTTGTTTTGCCACTTCCAGGCGCTCCGATGATTAAAAATAATTTTTTCATTTAGTTTCCTTCCCTTTAAGTCTAAGTCCTAGCTCTCTTAATTGCTCATTTGATACTTCGCTAGGAGCCTTTGTCATAGGGCAGCTTGCGCGCTGAGTTTTAGGAAATGCTATGACATCTCTTATACTGGC carries:
- a CDS encoding nitronate monooxygenase gives rise to the protein MELKSVKIGKYEIKYPIIQGGMGLGISWDKLAGNVSLNGGLGVISSVGTGYYENRSHIKKEINNKPYDSENFYSKEGFKAIIDNARKICGDKPLAANIMCASNDYARIVKDACEHGINIIISGAGLPTNLPELTKGFKDVALVPIVSSAKALKIICKRWHLRYEKLPDAVVLEGPLSGGHQGFTYEQCVDPEFQLEKLIEPVVKEASEWEKIGGKHIPVMAAGGIWDHEDIAKAISLGASGVQMGTRFIGTFECDASDNFKSVLINAKKEDIKLIKSPVGYPARGVRTNLIELVEKRTGPKIQCISNCVSPCCRGKEAKEVGYCIADRLYDAYAGNKDTGLFFTGANGYRLKEIISVKDLIKKLVYGENS
- a CDS encoding N-acetylmuramoyl-L-alanine amidase gives rise to the protein MGKIVKLFLLFLSAMYLFGADIDASIKEFDSKFNTSNKEGKLNIYQNLRGTYIQSIIKDNESLKLETLERLVKSAKELGIDYQSYEKELNTYKKTVSQTNTKTNKPQIAKKQPVETEQKSEKNKTFKITQISSDQNKIILNLNSQISTSDIKSFNLSSQNTHRRVYDIQAILTSKSKTIKNSFSDEIRISQFDKDSVRIVFSNEKKQDISFDIEENKIIFFLDGEVALEDTNKKTLKPSKSVQQKQTVALKKSFRQTKTIVLDPGHGGKDAGAVGSRTLYEKNIVLNVALKTGKILKDMGYKVHYTRDKDKFIGLRNRTSFANEKLADLFISIHANAAPNAKKADSMQGIETFFLSPTRSERSMRAANLENKSDTDEMNYFTKLSFLNFLNREKIIASNKLAIDIQTNLLKSVRTKYTVSDGGVREAPFWVLVGALMPAVLVETGYITHPKEGKLLANDAYATKLAEGIAGGIDDYFLKNQ
- the mnmC gene encoding bifunctional tRNA (5-methylaminomethyl-2-thiouridine)(34)-methyltransferase MnmD/FAD-dependent 5-carboxymethylaminomethyl-2-thiouridine(34) oxidoreductase MnmC; its protein translation is MIEFKQDGLYSKRFDDVYFNTQNPLLECFHTYSSVVDALEGSNITIAEAGFGAGLNFFSTVSSLNGKNLHYIAIEKYPFNKDELRQIYQRFECFSRYFDEFIKQYEVLQNALIRINLGKDIILDIYFGDILEGLKELNFKADAWYLDGFTPAKNPQMWSEELFGAIKYFCKNGAIIRTFSSASIVRLRLLDAGFSVKKLKGFGKKREMLEAICVKEYQKPQNWYSLPAIDKFTNVLVIGGGVAGLVSATKFKKAGFNVVVAEKMNEVATNGSSNLAGILMPLITLPTTVLGLMHMSAFLMARNFYKNSEFSDFCGVDDYGVSELQLKRFEEWGQNGIFELTKNSSLYPSAFIKSAAQLMPKSLCSDLAKSLDVKFGYEFAGLKKSGDGYLVEFKNQKRVSADLVIFAMGDKSNYLFNEVFYDKYMQLSSVRGQVTHIKNGIDLERPFSAKGYACKSVNGVQVIGATYDRNDFTSCARSKDNEKNIADISEFLIGKNVDIIGSNVGFRGYSGDRSPLIGAVHDALKFKEIYKSLLWTKNRENHAGAVHHQNILISSAHGSRGLCTAVFGAEILLDMALGRQICTTKSILDSLNPARFLVRKLKKGLVK
- a CDS encoding GNAT family N-acetyltransferase; the protein is MKIVEIKDRNPLLIERLVNVWEDSLRKTHLFLSDLEIENIKRYVPQALLGVSNLIVLEDEKEDIAAFMGIENQKIEMLFVASKKQNKGLGKKLVCYGITKYSINELCVNEQNPLAKGFYEHIGFRVYKRSDSDEQGNPYPILYMKLAQIRD
- the ppa gene encoding inorganic diphosphatase → MDISKIKFGSNPDKLNAVIEIPFGSNIKYEIDKDSGAVVVDRVLYSAMFYPANYGFVPNTLADDGDPADILVLNEYPLQAGSVIPCRLIGVLVMEDESGMDEKLLAVPVTKIDPRYADIHSISDLSEATLNRIKNFFETYKLLEPGKWVKVKGFEDAKSAEEILDKAIKNYK
- a CDS encoding adenylate kinase gives rise to the protein MKKLFLIIGAPGSGKTTDASMIAANDTKFAHYSTGDLLRAEVASGSELGKLIDSFISKGNLVPLEVVVNAIISAIRSSDKNYILIDGYPRSLEQMRELDRVLASQSEVMLDGVIEVDVSEEVARNRVLGRARGADDNNEVFNNRMKVYLDPIKEIRAFYNDKKLLHTINGERTIETIVADMKNLIENLIKG